From the Candidatus Eisenbacteria bacterium genome, one window contains:
- a CDS encoding T9SS type A sorting domain-containing protein: MKLPAQVLVALTLATDAFAFGVQGNISRSVGGPVYPCDIDVLDRQTGQFVVIPNDSTLPNGNYSLTLANGRYDLYFHPPIGAHLFQGEIRDLQVNNNTITENLVLPSGVYLQGRVVDSSAGGVAGVSIRFRDVTGDAPNNVQDDGTLADGSFLTLVDAGVWNVEIVPAPAAHKAPREIKSQNLATDLDLGDVVVQDGWVLSCSVTDAGFFPIADGKLIARTVPGHTKLFTPLNSTSPAGLGTLVVPPGVYDITAEPPSGAPLATQSQYSVVVSGDQSLPNFVLSSGLALSAHCVSATTSSGVADADVDVDWMLPPSFPRVETLGDFTNGLGDFSVLVGTGTYRVTVSPPVATRLIPVRLLNVAVSGPTNLGTLTFPQGHWVNATIREQGTLNPIVGANLDFVDLQTSQLLVTIDDVTNAAGFARVVTDSKLYRLRVIPPSTVWDTLIVDNFRSLADTTVALTLQPRSATGVPGRDSEALTFAAPWPNPARGEVTFQFEAAGAAELSIWDVSGRRRATPWRGNVVGEQRIRWGTRGANGESLGAGVYFARLETKLGRSVQRIVLMH; the protein is encoded by the coding sequence ATGAAGCTTCCAGCGCAAGTCCTCGTCGCCCTGACTCTCGCCACTGACGCGTTCGCATTCGGCGTGCAGGGAAACATTTCTCGCTCGGTGGGCGGTCCGGTCTACCCTTGCGACATCGACGTGCTCGATCGGCAGACCGGTCAGTTCGTCGTGATTCCGAACGACTCGACGCTGCCGAACGGGAACTATTCCCTGACGCTCGCGAACGGCCGCTACGACCTGTACTTCCATCCTCCGATCGGCGCGCATCTCTTCCAGGGCGAAATCAGGGACCTTCAGGTCAACAACAATACGATCACGGAGAACCTCGTATTGCCGAGCGGTGTCTACTTGCAGGGGCGCGTGGTGGACTCGAGTGCGGGCGGCGTTGCGGGCGTCAGCATTCGCTTTCGCGATGTCACCGGCGATGCTCCGAACAACGTGCAGGACGACGGCACCCTTGCCGATGGGAGTTTCCTGACACTCGTGGATGCAGGCGTGTGGAACGTGGAGATCGTTCCGGCACCGGCCGCCCACAAGGCACCACGCGAGATCAAGAGTCAGAACCTCGCGACCGACCTCGACCTCGGAGACGTGGTGGTTCAAGACGGTTGGGTGCTGTCGTGCTCGGTCACGGATGCCGGCTTCTTTCCAATCGCGGACGGCAAGCTCATCGCGCGCACGGTGCCCGGACACACGAAGCTGTTCACGCCGCTGAACTCCACTTCACCCGCGGGGCTCGGCACGCTGGTCGTCCCTCCGGGTGTCTACGACATCACCGCCGAGCCGCCATCGGGCGCTCCGCTGGCGACCCAGTCGCAATACTCAGTGGTCGTGAGTGGGGACCAATCGCTGCCGAATTTCGTGCTTTCGAGCGGGCTCGCACTCTCGGCTCACTGCGTCAGCGCCACCACCTCGAGCGGAGTCGCCGACGCGGACGTCGACGTGGACTGGATGCTGCCGCCAAGCTTTCCGCGCGTCGAGACACTCGGTGACTTCACGAACGGGCTCGGGGATTTCAGCGTGCTGGTGGGCACGGGTACGTATCGAGTGACCGTCAGTCCGCCAGTCGCGACCCGCCTAATTCCCGTACGGCTTCTCAATGTCGCGGTATCGGGGCCTACTAATCTGGGGACCCTTACGTTTCCCCAAGGGCACTGGGTGAACGCCACGATTCGCGAACAAGGCACGCTGAACCCGATCGTCGGAGCCAACCTCGACTTCGTCGATCTCCAGACCTCACAGCTGCTGGTCACGATCGACGACGTGACGAACGCCGCGGGCTTCGCACGCGTAGTGACGGATTCGAAGCTCTATCGGCTGCGCGTGATACCGCCCAGCACCGTTTGGGACACGTTGATCGTCGACAATTTCCGAAGCCTCGCCGACACGACCGTCGCGCTGACTTTGCAGCCGCGCTCGGCGACCGGGGTACCGGGGCGCGACTCGGAAGCGCTGACATTCGCGGCTCCGTGGCCGAATCCTGCGCGCGGCGAGGTGACGTTTCAGTTTGAGGCCGCAGGGGCTGCCGAACTCTCGATCTGGGATGTGAGCGGACGTCGCCGCGCGACGCCGTGGCGCGGGAACGTAGTCGGCGAACAGAGGATTCGCTGGGGCACGCGGGGGGCAAATGGGGAGTCGCTCGGCGCCGGAGTCTACTTTGCGCGGCTGGAGACCAAACTCGGGCGCAGTGTTCAGCGAATCGTGCTCATGCACTAG